The genomic stretch AAGATTCCCGCCCCTCCAAGACTGAGGGCAATAAGTATATCCAGCCTCTGGGGCAGACCGAGAAGACCGATCAGAATCCCCCCGATGAGCATTCCCGAAGCGGAGAGAGCCTGGACCGTCCCCAGGGTTCCCGGATCGTAGAGACTGAGCATCATCGGTCCGAAGAGAACCTGCAGCATTCCCACAAAGAGGGTGACAATCGAGAGCAGGAGCACCGTCTCCATGACCTGTCTCCTGTCCTGCAGGCAGGCAATCCCATCCTTCAGGTCGGCGAATATATCCTGACGTCCTGTCAATTCTTCCGCGGGTCGCATACCGGGAATAGAGCAGGCTGCAGCCACGGCCAGGGCGAAACTGCCGATATCCAGGAGCAGAATGATTTCTAGACCCCCGGCGGTCAGCAGAAAACCCGCGGCCAGGGGCGCCAGCAGATACTGAGCCGAGGACGCCAGCTGAACCAGGGCACCTCCCCTGGCGAACTGCTGTGCATCCAGAAGATCAGTCAGGGAAGCCTTGTACGCCGGATTCTGAAGCGCGGTAAATACCGAGCTGACAGCTATCCATAAAGAGGCTGTGCCCGGCGTCAAGGTCCCGGCCCTCAGGTGGAGCAGAATGGCGATTACCCCCGCGGCGGAACCAAGATCCCCGAGGATGATCAGTTTTCTGCGGTCCATCCGGTCCGCCAGCAGGCCGCCCGCCGGCCGCAGCAGAATCGACGGGATAAACAGAGCAGAGACAAGCAGGGCGACACTGCCCGCCCGGGATGTCTCGGTAAAAACATATACCCCCAGGGCAAAACCGGTCATACCAGTACCCAGGGCAGATATCAGCTGCCCCGCCCAGAGAACCAGAAAGGTGAACATGGATTTCCGTTTCATTCCTGCACCCCCTCAGAACTGCCAGAGACCGGCAAGGGAGACAAAATACCCGTCTCCGGTATCCGCAGTGGAGTCATCCTCCCAGCGCTCCCGGCCCTGAAAGGCGTATCCCCCGGTAAGCGCCAGGAATGTCAGATCCAGCCGGGCGAATACACCGTAGTAGTGAAGTTCATATGCCTGGTCATGATCTGCGGAAACAAAGGAGAGCACGTCGCTCTTTACACCCAGGTCAAAACCTGCAAAGTCCCCTGCGGGACTTTCAGAATCGAAAAAGCGGTATCCCAGGCTCGCTTCAAATATCAGATCCCGGACATCCCGGAACTCGTCGATCCGGAGATCGCCGTTGAACCTGATGCGCTGCTGCGGAAAAAGAGTGAATGCCAGGCTGGGACCGGTGATGAAATCGAATCCCGCCTCAAGAAGGGGTGACCGGTACTTCAGGCGCACGAAGGGCACCGGTATGACCGGAGAATCCAGACCGAAATCCGATACCCCCAGCCCCCCGCCGACAGCCAGGTTCACTCTGCTTCCGGACAGAATCTCATACCCGTAAACCGCCGCGGCCTGGAAGGTATCGAGTCCGCCGCTTACCGGCCGGTCAGACTCGCTCTTGAACAGACCGACAGCCTGGTGCCGGTTCCTGTCCATATCAAGCAGAAGCTCAATGCCGTGATAGGTATCGGAATAGGCCGGAGCCGGATAACCGTCAAAGACGCTCCGTGTATACAGGCCAACGAAGGATAGCGTTTCCCCCACAACAGCTCCTCCGGTGCTGATGGAATACGCTTCTTCGGAATCGAGGCGTATCAGTTCATACCCGAGCATGGGAACCAAGGCAGGCCTGTCGGCGCCTTCGCCGACAAGGGGAGCCTGCAGCAGCAGGGCAGACACAATACATACATAGAGAACAGAACATCCGTTTTTCATCGGAACCCCCTCAAAAAGTGCATTCTTTGAGTTAAGAGTAGCCGGGGGTTCGCGGTCTTCATATCGAACATTAATCGTAAAACAGGGAGAAAGGACCTACGTAATTAATACTAGGGGTCCGTAAAAGGATGTACTGAGAAGTTTTTCAGGTGTCTGCGGCGGCAGAGACCTAGGATCTGAGCTTG from Marispirochaeta aestuarii encodes the following:
- a CDS encoding MFS transporter: MKRKSMFTFLVLWAGQLISALGTGMTGFALGVYVFTETSRAGSVALLVSALFIPSILLRPAGGLLADRMDRRKLIILGDLGSAAGVIAILLHLRAGTLTPGTASLWIAVSSVFTALQNPAYKASLTDLLDAQQFARGGALVQLASSAQYLLAPLAAGFLLTAGGLEIILLLDIGSFALAVAAACSIPGMRPAEELTGRQDIFADLKDGIACLQDRRQVMETVLLLSIVTLFVGMLQVLFGPMMLSLYDPGTLGTVQALSASGMLIGGILIGLLGLPQRLDILIALSLGGAGIFLGMMGFSTGLVWISLSFFLFFFCLPFINTGAEVLIRTSVPGNFQGRVWGLIGLITQTGYIVAYTSSGLLADRLFIPLLVDHGALASTLGRLIGTGPGRGIALMLIIAGFGLTLTSWLVALRWLCSVWPERRQERRQEGCSI